A stretch of Ipomoea triloba cultivar NCNSP0323 chromosome 13, ASM357664v1 DNA encodes these proteins:
- the LOC116000914 gene encoding MOB kinase activator-like 1A has protein sequence MSLFGLGRNQRTFRPKKSAPSGSKGAQLRKHIDSTLGSGNLREAVRLPPGEDINEWLAVNTVDFFNQVNLLFGTLTEFCTPENCPTMTAGPKYEYRWADGVQIKKPIEVSAPKYVEYLMDWIEGQLDDESIFPQRLGAPFPGNFKEVVKTIFKRLFRVYAHIYHTHFQKIVSLKEEAHLNTCFKHFILFTNEFGLIDKKELAPLQELIESIIAPY, from the exons ATGAGTCTCTTCGGTCTTGGAAG GAACCAGAGAACATTCCGCCCCAAAAAAAGTGCCCCCTCTGGGAGTAAG GGAGCGCAATTAAGAAAGCATATTGATTCAACTTTAGGCAGTGGAAACTTGAGAGAAGCTGTAAGGCTTCCTCCAGGAGAGGACATTAATGAATGGCTTGCTGTCAACA CTGTTGATTTCTTCAACCAAGTAAATCTTCTCTTTGGCACCCTCACAGAGTTTTGCACACCAGAGAACTGTCCTACAATGACAGCAGGTCCCAA GTATGAATATAGGTGGGCTGATGGtgtgcaaataaaaaaacctATTGAAGTTTCTGCACCAAAATATGTTGAATATTTAATGGATTGGATTGAGGGTCAGCTAGATGATGAATCTATATTTCCTCAAAGGCTTG GTGCACCATTTCCTGGCAACTTCAAGGAAGTTGTGAAGACAATATTCAAGCGCCTGTTTCGTGTATATGCTCATATTTATCACACCCATTTTCAAAAGATTGTGAGTCTCAAGGAGGAGGCCCATTTAAATACCTGCTTCAAACATTTCATACTATTTACCAAT GAATTTGGGCTGATAGACAAGAAGGAGCTTGCTCCACTCCAAGAGCTGATAGAGTCTATTATTGCCCCTTATTGA
- the LOC116002593 gene encoding scopoletin glucosyltransferase-like has product MEAIAGEILVVPFFGQGHLFPAMELCRKFCSFNYKSTLIIPSHLSSSVPSDLRCHSCVEVVEIQAAELPPPPPAEMNAPPRHPFRQDQERMGGGIESFLAERYGGSGVTRPDCVVVDVMMSWSKEIFAGMGIPIVSFFTSGACSAAMEFAAWKNKADEMKPGETRILPGLPRHMALTHSETQRRHRHGPPGGPPPHLHRGNGFIRGGPGGRGPGGPGGPRGPGRRPQWMEGVESSIAVLINTCDDLERPFIDYLSDQIQKPIWGVGPSLPAQFWESAGSILRDHQVRSSNRSSNFTEEEVVQWLNSKPDRSVIYVSFGSEVAPTMEESEELAKALEQSNRPFIWVIQPGSGKPGPPVGLFGEKTPGSDSADEGYYPHGLQERIGNRGLIIKGWAPQLLILSHPSTGGFLSHCGWNSTLESIGRGVPILAWPIRGDQFFDAKLIANHLKVGHILCSDKDATEAVKKDEIGQGIEKLMNDEEVHSRAMALKSKFEAGFPKSSTTSINSFIKLLAK; this is encoded by the coding sequence ATGGAAGCAATTGCAGGAGAGATTTTGGTGGTGCCATTTTTTGGGCAAGGCCACCTCTTCCCTGCCATGGAGCTTTGCAGGAAATTCTGCTCTTTCAACTACAAATCCACTCTTATAATCCCCTCTCATCTCTCCTCTTCCGTCCCCTCTGATCTGCGCTGTCATTCTTGTGTAGAAGTCGTTGAAATCCAGGCCGCCGAGCTTCCGCCTCCGCCTCCGGCGGAGATGAATGCGCCGCCGCGACACCCGTTTCGGCAAGACCAAGAGCGGATGGGGGGTGGGATTGAGAGTTTCTTGGCGGAGAGGTATGGCGGGTCGGGCGTGACCCGACCCGATTGCGTGGTGGTTGACGTCATGATGAGCTGGAGCAAGGAGATCTTCGCCGGAATGGGAATACCCATTGTTTCGTTTTTCACTAGCGGCGCCTGCTCCGCCGCCATGGAATTCGCCGCCTGGAAGAATAAGGCCGACGAGATGAAACCGGGCGAGACCCGAATTCTTCCCGGGTTGCCCCGACATATGGCTCTCACCCATTCCGAGACGCAGAGGCGCCACCGTCACGGTCCTCCTGGTGGACCGCCTCCTCACCTTCACCGCGGTAATGGATTCATAAGGGGTGGACCGGGCGGTCGAGGACCGGGTGGACCGGGTGGTCCAAGGGGACCGGGGCGTAGACCGCAATGGATGGAAGGGGTGGAGTCTTCAATTGCTGTTCTAATTAACACCTGCGATGATCTTGAGCGTCCATTCATCGACTATTTATCGGACCAGATTCAGAAACCCATCTGGGGAGTTGGGCCGTCGCTGCCGGCTCAGTTTTGGGAATCAGCCGGTTCAATCCTCCGTGACCACCAGGTCCGGTCATCGAACCGGAGCTCCAATTTCACAGAAGAAGAGGTGGTTCAATGGCTGAACTCAAAGCCAGACCGGTCAGTAATTTACGTGTCATTTGGGAGTGAAGTTGCACCCACCATGGAAGAATCTGAAGAGCTAGCAAAAGCACTAGAACAATCAAACCGGCCATTCATTTGGGTTATTCAACCGGGTTCAGGTAAACCCGGTCCACCTGTCGGTCTATTCGGCGAGAAGACTCCCGGTTCAGATTCAGCAGATGAGGGTTACTATCCCCACGGTTTACAAGAAAGAATTGGGAATAGAGGTTTGATCATCAAGGGATGGGCACCCCAACTATTAATCTTAAGCCATCCCTCCACGGGAGGGTTTTTATCACATTGTGGATGGAATTCAACACTGGAATCGATAGGACGAGGAGTTCCGATTCTGGCATGGCCAATTAGAGGCGATCAATTTTTCGACGCAAAATTAATCGCCAATCATTTAAAAGTCGGACACATACTTTGTAGCGACAAAGATGCAACTGAGGCAGTGAAGAAAGATGAAATAGGTCAAGGAATTGAGAAATTGATGAATGATGAAGAGGTTCATAGTCGAGCCATGGCattgaaatcaaaatttgaGGCTGGTTTTCCTAAAAGCTCAACTACTTCTATCAACTCTTTCATAAAGCTTTTAGCCAAATAG